The Bartonella birtlesii IBS 325 genome has a window encoding:
- the acpS gene encoding holo-ACP synthase, with translation MIIGIGNDLVNIRRIEKMLISYGDRFVQRIFTDIEQIKSENLQKRSSSYAKRFAAKEACAKALGTGIACGVSWKDMGVVNLSSGKPIMKLTGCAQMHLQKLLPLYYEAVIHLSITDDFPWAQAFVIIEALPRE, from the coding sequence ATGATCATTGGTATCGGGAACGACCTTGTTAATATAAGACGCATCGAAAAAATGTTGATTAGTTATGGCGACCGTTTTGTTCAACGTATTTTTACTGACATTGAACAGATCAAATCTGAAAATCTTCAAAAGAGATCTTCTTCTTATGCCAAAAGATTTGCTGCCAAAGAAGCATGTGCTAAAGCTTTGGGGACAGGAATCGCTTGTGGTGTGAGTTGGAAAGATATGGGGGTGGTCAATTTATCATCTGGCAAACCAATCATGAAGCTAACAGGTTGTGCGCAAATGCACTTGCAAAAATTATTGCCTCTTTATTATGAAGCTGTCATTCATTTAAGTATAACGGATGATTTTCCTTGGGCGCAGGCATTTGTTATTATTGAAGCACTTCCACGTGAATAG
- a CDS encoding DUF2062 domain-containing protein: MLFRRREPIDFIKRVRLWLWPRRSFSRSFCYIRKRILRISATPHKVALGFAIGIFLACSPLFGMHIVLAIFLSWLLRANFAAAIIGTIFSNPLTFLLIVMADYKIGYFCLSFFSNVNEISLSQIRTLFDGLSLSNFSLLFKGAWDSIMRPMILGGTLLGAILGSLSYISVYRAIARFQKKRYQKIINKKRMWQKKTGDTL, translated from the coding sequence ATGCTTTTTCGTCGTCGAGAACCAATAGATTTTATAAAGCGTGTGCGGCTTTGGTTATGGCCACGTCGTTCATTTTCTCGCTCATTTTGCTACATACGTAAACGTATTTTACGTATATCAGCAACACCACATAAAGTTGCATTGGGCTTTGCCATAGGAATTTTTTTAGCTTGTTCGCCTCTCTTTGGCATGCATATTGTTTTGGCAATATTTTTGTCTTGGCTTTTACGAGCAAATTTTGCAGCAGCAATTATTGGAACGATTTTTTCTAATCCACTGACATTTTTGCTCATTGTTATGGCTGATTATAAGATTGGTTATTTTTGTCTATCATTTTTTAGCAATGTAAATGAGATTTCTCTTTCGCAAATTCGCACTCTCTTTGATGGTTTGTCATTGTCAAATTTCTCTCTTCTTTTCAAGGGGGCATGGGACTCAATCATGAGACCAATGATTTTAGGTGGTACGCTTTTGGGTGCCATTTTGGGTAGCTTATCTTATATAAGTGTTTATAGAGCAATTGCCCGTTTTCAAAAAAAGCGATATCAAAAAATTATAAATAAAAAGCGTATGTGGCAGAAAAAAACAGGTGATACCTTATGA
- the lepB gene encoding signal peptidase I, with translation MIQKEKMREKEEKGGIRQFIWVLIQALLLAAFIRTVFFQPFSIPSGSMRPTLLVGDYLFVSKYAYGYSRFSIPFSPPLFSGRIWASQPQRGDVVVFRLPSDPKIDYIKRVIGLPGDRIQVRQSILYINDKAVSRHFMGKIDNSDITEVNSPVDVYRETLPNSVSYDTLDLAFIPKVDDTKVFEVPAGHYFMMGDNRDNSDDSRLDVGYVPEENLVGRASVIFFSIRNGSSAWQIWRWPFDIRWSRLFSFINTVHDLPLIKQGNNNEASND, from the coding sequence ATGATCCAGAAAGAGAAAATGCGTGAAAAGGAAGAAAAAGGTGGAATTCGTCAATTTATTTGGGTCTTGATACAGGCTCTATTATTAGCAGCGTTTATTCGCACAGTTTTTTTTCAACCTTTTAGTATCCCTTCCGGTTCTATGCGTCCTACTTTGCTTGTAGGGGATTATCTGTTTGTTTCAAAATATGCATATGGGTATTCTCGTTTTTCTATTCCTTTTTCTCCTCCTCTTTTTTCAGGACGGATTTGGGCGTCTCAGCCTCAGCGCGGTGATGTCGTTGTTTTTCGTTTACCAAGTGATCCAAAAATTGATTATATAAAACGTGTTATTGGACTACCTGGTGATCGTATACAAGTCCGTCAAAGTATCCTTTATATTAATGATAAGGCTGTTTCACGTCACTTTATGGGGAAGATTGATAATTCTGATATAACAGAGGTTAATTCCCCTGTCGATGTCTATCGTGAGACACTGCCCAATAGTGTTAGCTATGATACACTTGATTTAGCTTTTATTCCAAAAGTTGATGACACAAAAGTCTTTGAAGTTCCAGCAGGTCATTATTTTATGATGGGTGACAACCGTGATAATTCAGATGATAGTCGTTTAGATGTGGGTTATGTTCCGGAAGAGAATCTGGTTGGTCGAGCAAGTGTGATTTTTTTCTCTATTCGTAATGGTTCAAGTGCTTGGCAGATTTGGCGCTGGCCATTTGATATACGTTGGAGTCGTTTGTTTTCTTTTATCAATACTGTTCATGATTTGCCGCTTATCAAACAAGGAAACAATAATGAAGCGTCCAATGATTGA
- the rnc gene encoding ribonuclease III, whose translation MKRPMIDQLEKLTGHRFKNEEKLKKALTHSSVQDSEQGNYERLEFLGDRVLGLLIAEMLYQFFPQASEGELSVRLNGLVNAQTCADIAREMGLPEMIHVGFEMRNFERRRLINMHADVVEALIAVMYLEGGLESVRFFIQRYWQNRAKQMDAGRRDAKTELQEWAHMQGSVQPHYRVIKRSGPDHDPVFMVEVSISGFAPEIGQGSSKRYAERMAAEKILRREGIWETMGKNNHG comes from the coding sequence ATGAAGCGTCCAATGATTGATCAGCTTGAGAAGCTGACGGGGCATCGCTTTAAGAATGAAGAGAAATTAAAAAAAGCATTGACACATTCTAGTGTACAAGATTCAGAACAGGGGAATTATGAACGACTGGAATTTCTAGGTGATCGAGTTCTCGGACTTTTGATTGCAGAAATGCTCTATCAATTTTTTCCGCAGGCAAGTGAAGGTGAATTATCGGTACGTTTAAACGGTTTGGTGAATGCGCAGACATGTGCCGATATTGCACGAGAAATGGGTTTGCCTGAAATGATTCATGTTGGTTTTGAGATGAGAAACTTTGAGCGACGCCGACTCATCAATATGCACGCTGATGTGGTAGAAGCTTTAATTGCTGTGATGTATCTAGAGGGAGGATTGGAAAGCGTTCGATTTTTTATTCAAAGATATTGGCAAAATCGAGCAAAACAAATGGATGCTGGCCGACGTGATGCCAAGACAGAGCTACAGGAGTGGGCGCACATGCAGGGCAGTGTACAGCCACATTATCGGGTTATAAAGCGTTCTGGCCCAGATCATGATCCTGTTTTTATGGTAGAAGTAAGCATTTCTGGTTTTGCTCCAGAGATTGGGCAAGGTAGTTCTAAAAGATATGCTGAAAGAATGGCAGCGGAGAAAATTTTACGACGAGAGGGGATATGGGAAACAATGGGAAAAAATAATCATGGATGA